The stretch of DNA GACAAACGCTCCCAAAACCATCACCATGTACGAGGCCGTCACCAACGGTTTTCTGGCCGCAGGCTGGCCTCCAGAGTCGATCATTGACGCTGTGGTTGCCCTGGAATCTTTCATTTACGGCTCTGCCTACGACGTCAATGCACCCGCTGATATTTTCGACGTCGGGACCTTGACTCCGCAGGCACCAAACTTTAGTGCCGCCGTCGGAAGGCGCGGCCTGGCTAGCGGAGAGGCTCCGGGGCCAGCAGANCGCAACGACGCCGATGCCGCCTTTGCCGTGGGACTGACGGCCATGATTGCAGGACTTGTGGCAACTCTGGCCCAGAGCGCCCTGACCCCTGAGTCGGCTGATCCCCGAGGCGGCTGAGGCCGTGCCAGACGCAGCAAGGATCCGGCCCGCCGAAACACCCACGGACCGGATCCTTGCCACACTCAGCGCTGGAGTTCGCTACCCCAGTAGGGGAAGTCCTCCGCGGAGATCTGTTGAGGTTGGGCCATCCGGCTACCATCTTCGTAGAACCCGGACTTCGTCATGGCCAAGGTCATGATGGCATGCGCCGCGGCGTCACCAAGTTCGTTTAGCGCCGCCGTACTCAGGTTATTCGCGGTGTCGCAAGCTTCGTGATAGCAGGCATCATATGGCGCACCGGCTGTTCCGCCATAAACGGCGGCCTCCTCGGNGCTCTTGATACCTTCTGCGCCGCTGAACAGCCCGCCTGCCGGGATGCCAGCAGCAATGAACGGCCCATAGTCTGAACGGCCGTCAAAAGCGGTCGGAGAAGTCGCCATGCCCTGCCCGCTGAAGTAGTTGTTGAAGACCGCTTCGATCTGGGCGGATCCGGGAGGGCCCGCCAAGCCATCTGGCTCCGCAGAGCCGTCCCCGTCATAGACGAACCGCGCATAGTTGGGTGAACCCAGCATGTCAAAGTTCAAGTTCGCGTAGATGGTGCCCAACTGCTTGTTGCTGAGGCTCTTTACATAGTGCGTCGATCCCAGAAGTCCCAGCTCTTCACCACCCCAGAACGCAAACCGCAGCTGTTGCCGCGGTTTGGCAGCAACCTTGGCCAACTGGATGGCCGTTTCTAGAATCACGCTGGTGCCGCTGCCATTGTCATTGATCCCGGCTCCATCGATCACTGAATCCAAGTGCGCGCCTACCACCACGGNTTNTTCTGGGTTGCCCTTGCGCGAATCCGCGATGATGTTCGAGGTGGTCCGGACTTCGGTGATGATGTCAGTGCTCACAGCCACTGTTACCGGGCCGAGCTGAGATGTTTCATACAGGGCGGCACCATCGGCATAGCTGACGCCCACCACGGGAATTGAAACCGGGGCACCGAGGGTGCCGTTGATCAGCTCAGTCCTGCCGGGGTTGCCTTCATTGAAGATGACCGCCGCGTCATAGCCAGCCTCGATGGCGTTGGCGGCCTTGACGGCGAAACTGCAGGTGCCGCGCTGGATGAGAGCCACCTGCGGTTCACTGGTGGATGCAGGGACGAAGTCCGCAGCCGCGCAACCTGAAGCGGAACTGGGCGTCTCTGTCGCAGGAACCACAACGTTCCTGGTGGGCACCACTTGGCCACTGACGTCCCCGCTGCCTGAATACGTCATGGAAGCAACGTCGTAAGGCGTTGGCGTCGGGGAGACCTGGCTCAGCGTTGCCGGGGTGACTTCTTGGTAAAACTGGAACTCAAATTTCTGTTCAGAGACCTTATATCCGGCCTTGCGCAGAGTTTTCTTGACGTAGTCGGCGGAGGCGGCAAAGCCGGGCGTTCCCGAGGCCCGTGTGCCGTCATTATTGTTGGCAATTCGCTGCAATACGCGTTCATGCGCCATGACGCCGTTGACCGTGACCGCTTTTCGCAACTTGTCGGTGTTGATGTCATCGACGGCCGATGCCGCCGTCGCCGGGATCAGCATGGCCGCGACCATCGCCCCGGCTGCCAGAAGTGCTCTTCCTTGCATGATTTCTCCTTCGGTACGCTCCCACGCGGGAGGTTTGACTCACCCTGAAGTGTGACTCTGGCCACAACTAACCAGCCTGCTCGTTACCCAATCGTGACCTTATGTACGAGGGTTACTAGACTTTCGGCTCACTTTCACCGCGGATAGGGATCGTTTTCCGGCACCACTGCGTCCCGCACTAGCCACGTGCGCCCAGCAACCTTAGGCTGAAACCACTCATGCCAATGGACGTACAGAAAAGGAGCTCACCATGGGATTTAACATCAGCAACGCAGCGCTGCGACTTGTTTCGGGAGCGTTTATTCTCAATACCGGGATTGGCAAGCTCAATCTCACCCCGGAGAATGCGGCAGGCTTACAAACCTCAGCCCAGCGGGTCTTTCCCTCNACTGGGAAAATGAAACCGGAGCAGTTCGGGAACTATCTGAGCTTTTCTGAAATTGCCCTCGGCACACTAATTCTGACCCCTTTCATACCCAGCCGATTAGCTGGCCTGGCCTTGGGAGCATTTTCCGGTGGGCTCATAGCCACATATTTACGCGCNCCCGGTATGACTGAGCCCGGATCCATTCGACCGACAGCGGCTGGCACTGCCATGGCCAAGGATTTCTGGCTGGCAGGCATTGCGGCGGCGCTGATCTTCCACCGCAAACGCAGCACACACCACCAACGGCCCACAGAGGGCAGCTGAACCCTGCCCTGGCAACACATTCAACCAACCTAGGCACTGGGGTTTGCACTAGTCAGCAGCCAGCTGTTGGAGGTCATCATGGAAGCATCAGATAAGCCCGCCGCACCCATCAAAGAAGGCACGCAAAGTCCCCCGCCAGGATTTCCCTCACTGCGCCGGAACCTGTCCGGGGCGCTGTACGAACCCGATGAATCCAAGTACACCGAGCTGGCCACTGCGTGGAACATCGCAGTGATTACCAGCCCAGCCGCAGTAGTGGAAGCAGCCAATGCACAGGATGTGGTTGAAGCACTAAATTTTGCCGCTACCAGTGGACTGCCCGTCTCCGTCTAGGCCACTGGGCACGGCATTGCCAGCGGCGGAGTGATTGGCCCCATGGTCAGGTCATTTGGTGCGGCCTCGGACAGGGTGCACGCTTTCGGTCTAGTGATGGGCGACGTCGTAATTCACCATGTCGCAGCCAGCACCGAACCTGAACTNTTTTGNGGGCTGCGCGGCGGGAAAGGATCGCTGGGGATCATTACGGGTCTGGTGTTCCACCTGCTGGCATTGCCACAAATCTATGCCGGTGCACTCTGCTTCGGCGCTTCCGCGGTGGCAAAGGTCCTGCGTGTTTGGGCTCAGTGGTGCCCCACTCTTCCCTACGCAGCCACCACCTCGGTTGCGCTGATGCAGCTGCCACCCATGACCGGGGTGCCAGAGCCGCTGNNGCCGATACGCTCAGCCGGGGAGGTGCTTATGAACGCTGTNGGGCTTATGCCTTCATCGATGATCGGGTTGGTTCATTGCGATCCTGAAGATAGCCTCCTTGCCACTGAAGGCTCAGCGCAACTGACTACTTTCGGTGCCGAAGGAGCTGACGCCCTGCTTGCACGTGCCGGACCGGACAATGCATCTCCTCAGTTGATGGCTGAAATCCGTCAGCTTGGCGGTGTCTTGAGTAACTTCTCACCGAGCGGCGGACCTGCTGGTTTTGCCGCGAACTACACGGCTCCAGTACTNGGAAAATTGACTACTTTGGCCNNCCAGCATTTTGACCCGGAACACCTGTTCAGGGTGGGGCAGGTTCCGGCGCGGTAAGCTCAGAAGTGGGTTAGCTCAACGGCGGGCCCACTTTACTTTGTCCTGATCCAGCCGCCACCCTGTCCCCGGGAGCCAGCTTTGCCCACTCAACCCAGCAGCGGCTCCGAAGCGCTTTCATCGAACGCATCAAGCGTCTTGGGCCGTGCTGATGTAGTGCTCCACCGAGGGCGGTTGGCGCTCATCAACGGCGCCTCGGGTCCGGGTATCAAGGATGAAAATGCGCTCACTCCGCACCAGGCCATGGTGGCTGACCTCTTGGCAGTGCGCGGTGTTTTAGATGCAAGCGCCCTTGAGTATTTATTGGTAAGGGGCAATGATGAGCGGCCGGTGCTAGCTATTGACAGCTCCCTGCGTGATTCATTGGAACGGGCCCTGGCCAAGGCATTTGCCAATGAACCTTTCTACGCCCGCAGTGTCGACACCAANAAATCTACGGTGTTATTGGCCGACGGCTCACTTGCAGCATCAGCGGCGACCAGGATCATCAGGGTCTTCCGCCCTCGGGTGCAGCGCCCGGGTGGTCTTTACTATGGTGCCGCGTGNGGGGTCCAAATCGAGCTGTGGTCATTTTCTCCAAGTCGCATTGACTTGCCAGTGGAAAACTCNCTGACCCGGCGCAGCATCGAAATCCATGATGCTGCACGGAGCACCGTGGACCTTTATGGACACAGTTGGCCAACCATTGAGAATATGTTCATTGACCATGTNTTTGACATCCGTTTTGAGATTGACATGGTGTTTTCTTGGGTTGATGGCAGTACCGCCTCCTACCAAAGAGCCCGTAGGGACTTAGAGGCCGGGGCTGTACTTGGCGAAGGTGATGACCATGAATCAAGATTCCGGCACCTGGATGAGTTGAAATATGCATTGCGTTCAGTGCATATGTTCGCCCCGTGGATTAGGCGTATCTTCATTGCCACCGATTCCCCTGCACCGCAGTGGTTGCTGGAGCATCCACAGGTCACGCTTGTCCGAAGTCAGGAGCACTTCGGAGATCCCTCAGTGTTACCAACCCACAATTCCATGGCTGTAGAATCTCAGCTGCACCATATCCGAGGCCTATCAGAGCACTTCTTATATTCCAATGACGACATGTTNTTTGGCCGGCCGTTGTCNCCCGATTTGTTCTTCACGGCCGGNGGAATTACCCGGTTTATGCTCTCNCCCAACCGCATTGGGCTGGGCGAAAGCGACGCAGCGCGCAGCGGTTTCGAAAACTCTGCACGCGTGAACCGTAGCCTGCTATGGGAGCGCTTTGGGGCCTTTACCACCCACCATTTGGAACACAGTGCAGCNCCNCTGCGCAGGACGGTCTTGGCTGAGCTTGAGCAGGAATTTGAACAGGAGTTTGCCGCCACCGCGGCCAGCACGTTCAGGGCCGCGGAAAACATTTCAGTGACAAATTCTCTCTACCATTACTACGCACTCCTGACAGGCCGCGCTGTGATGCACACGGACGGCAAGGGCGTTTATGTGGATACTGCAAGCACTGCTGGGTTGGCGTCACTTGATCGGGTGCTCGATCAACGGAACGCGGACTTTCTGTGCTTGAACGACGGCAGCCAAGGAGACGCCACAGAGTTCCAGCGCCGGGAACAAGTCACAGACTTNTTGGAAAAGTACTTCCCGTTCAAAGCGCCTTGGGAAAAGTAACCTCTCATACCGTCCAGTTTTAGTTCACAGTTATTCCCAGTGCGGCAAGGATGTGCTGCTCCGGGCTTTCCGCGCCAGATTCGGTGGAGCCTTCAATTGCTTCTAAATTGCTGGCGGAGACGGCATCGATCACCTCGCTTCTGTGGATGCTCACATCCCGTGGCGCGTCAATGCCTATGCGCACTCCTTCGCCGCGTCCACCATCGAGGATCGTCACCGTAATGTTCCCTCCGATAACGATCTTTTCGCCAATCTTGCGTGTCAATACCAGCATGCAGTTCCTTCCATGGATGTGCAGTTGGGGAAAATATTAGAGTTCAGTTGATGTTGCCTGGTAGCCGTCCACCCAGCCGACCGGGAGCCGGAGCTCATTGACAGTTTCCGGGCTCACTGTATCAGTGACCCCNACAACAGCCAGGGCGTCAGGAACCGAGTAGCGACAGGCCCGGCGGACCCAGGATTGGGTGTCCTCGGGCTTATGGGCAGCATCAACCACCAGCCACAGCTGATCGGCTCTCAACGAGCCAAGCACTGACAGGTTCGAGGCTCCGCGCTGACCAAAACTAAATGCTACCAACAGGGGCCTGCCATCACTGGCTGCCCGTGCCTGCGCTCTCTGGACTCCAACACTGTCGAGGAAGACGTGGCTGACACCCACGGAGCGGTGGTCACCTGCGGTCACCAGCTCCGCCCCACCTGAGAGGGAACTGATCATGCTCCAAGCTGTACGCAACGGCTGCTCTCGCAGTCCCGCCAAAATGATCAGATCCCCTGGCCTTTGCGATGGCCGGGGCATGGTCCGTGCCGTGTCCATCGGCATCGGATCCTCGCTGGGATCCTGGCCCGCCAGCTGTCCCATGATGGCATCAAAATCGGGTTTNTGATCAACGGGCGCTAGTTCCCGGCTCGGTCCGGCACTGTCAGCCTTGTCCGCCTCGGCCAACAAAGCCCCGATTCCGTGCCTCGGAGCAGCAGACCGGCGGACGGTCCCGCCTGAACGGGGCCGCACCCGACGGCCCAGCCCAACATCAGGATGAGGATGAGGAGAATCTTCGACTTCCACCGTCACTTCAAAGCTTGTGGAAGCACCGATACCAAANAGTCCACCTGTCTGAATCCGCTCTGCACGGACAATGCGGGCCCTAGCGCCGTACTTTTCAAAGAGCTGCCAGCGCAGGCTCTCCAAGCTGTGTCCTTTAAGCTGAAATTGGCTGGGCACCGCGAATCACTCCTAACGTTTCGATGGTGGGGTTACCGGCGGTCGCCTCGGTATAGGACAGGACCGGGAGGCCGGGGACGCGCCCGGCCACCAGCCGTCGCACGGCGGNGCGCAAGGCTGGCGCGCAGACCAGCACGGTGGTCCGCCCAGCCGCCTCAGCGTCGGCGACCCTGTCGCTGACGGCGCCCAGCACGGCGTCGAGCTTGTTGGCATCCATCATGATCTGAGTGCCAAGTTCGGAAGGACGCAATCCCTCCAGCATGTTCTGTTCCAGAGTTGGATCGATCATGAGCACAGCCAGGTTTCCTGCCTCCACGTACTTGTCGGCAATGACAGGACCCAGTGCGCCACGAGCCGCCTCAACGAGCCCTTCAGTGTCCGTGCTCTNTTTAGCCTGCAGCGACAAGGATTCGTAGATGCGGGGCAGATCGTTGATGGGCACCTGCTCTTCCAACAGACCCCGCAAAACGCTTTGCACCTCACCAAGAGATAACAACCCCGGAACTAGTTCCTCCACGGTAGACGGGGATAGCTCCTTCACGCCTTCAGTCAAGACCCGTACGTCCTCCCTGCTCAGTAGCCGCGCCGCATTGGCGGTGACCACCGACGATAGGTGCGTGACTAAAACCGAGACCCGGTCCACCACTGTGGCCCNCGCCATTTCGGCACTATGCCGCATTTCTGCTGGCACCCATTTTCCTGCCAGGCCAAAGACTGGCTCCACAGTGGGTGTGCCCGGCAACCCTGCCAGGTTCTCACCCAACGCCAGCACCCGTCCAGGCGGTGCCGAGCCACGGCCAACTTCCACACCGGCGATGCGGATGACATAACTTGAAGGTGGCAATTCCACATGATCGCGCGTCCGCACTGGCGGCACCACGATGCCCAATTCCATGGCCACCTTGTGCCGCAGGGCGCGGATGCGGGCCAGCAAGTCATCAGCGGATCCATTCACCAAGTCCACCAAGTCCGTGGCCAACTGAATCTCCAAAGGCTGGACCCGCATTTGTTCAATGATGTCCTCAGTGGTTTCCGCCCGTGGAGCCGATGGCATGGCCTCCAGTGCTGCCGCCTGGGCCGCAGCTTNTTGCGCCGTCTTCACTCGCTGGCCCATGAACAGCATGAGCGCACCGACGGACAGGAACAACAGCGCCGGCATACCGGGGATCAGTGCCATGATGATTGCTGCGATCCCGGCCACCATCAGGGCGGGACGGGACTGGGTCAGCTGCACTGCCGCCGTCGTCCCCAAATCTGAGGAGGCGTTGGATCGGGTGACAATCATGCCCGTCGCAACAGCCATGAGCAGCGCCGGGATCTGGGAGACCAGCCCATCGCCCATGGACAGCATGGAATAGGTGTGCAACGCGTCGGAGATCTCCATGCCGCGCTGACCCACGCCAATCGCGATGCCACCGATCAGGTTGATCAAGATGATGATGATGCCAACAATCGCATCGCCCTTGACGAACTTCGAGGCGCCGTCCATGGAACCATAGAAGTCGGCCTCAGCTGAGACCTCAACCCGGCGTTCCTTAGCTTCGGCATCAGTGATCAGGCCAGCGTTGAGGTCCGCGTCAATCGCCATCTGCTTGCCGGGCATGGCATCGAGGGTGAATCTGGCACCAACCTCGGCCACTCGTTCTGCACCCTTGGTGACCACCACAAACTGGATGACCACCAAAATCAGGAAGATCACGGCACCGATGATGAGGTTTCNCCCGATCGTCACCTCACCAANAGCTTGGATAANCCGCCCTGCATGCGCCTGTCCCAGGACAAGCCGAGTCGAGGCCACGTTCAGGCCTAGACGGAACAAAGTGGCCACCAGCAACAGTGACGGGAACACGGAGAAGTCCANGGGCTTCTGCACAAACATGGTGTTCATGAGCACCAACAGTGCGAACACAATATTGATGATGATCAGCACATCTAGCAATAACGTGGGAATGGGCACAACAAGGAGCAGCACGATGCCGACCACACCCATGGGGATGGCCATACTTGACACGTTGCGGTTCACAGCGGGTTCCTTAGTTTAGGAGGGTCAGTTCGGTTCTCTTGTTGTTCATACAGTGGCCAGTCCCGCCGGGATGTTTGAGCCTGCGGCCAAGATCTGGTGCGTTCCAGCAGTGCCACCACGCTNTTTCAAGGCCATGACAAATGCCAGGACGGCCGCCACTTGGTTGTAGAGTTCCACCGGAATTTCCGCTCCCAGTGCGCAGGAGCCATGCAGCGCCCGGGTCAGCGGAATGTCTTTGACCACGGGCANCTNTTTGGCCTCCGCCTCGGCCCGGATGCGCAGAGCAACCCTGTCCGCTCCTTTGGCCACCACGCNGGNGGCAGACTTTCCGGGTTCATAGCGCAGCGCCACCGCCACATGGGTGGGATTCACCAGTACGACGTCGGCAGTTGCCACCGCGCTCATCATGCGGTTCCGTGCCATGGCCAGTTGGCGTTGGCGCCTGGCGGATTTGACCAGCGGGTCCCCGTCAGTGCTCTTGTGCTCATCCTTGACCTCTTTCTTGGTCATCCGCGTCCGTTTTCGGTTGCGCCGGGAAACAACAANAACGTCCGCGACAGCCAAGAGCATGCCGGCGGCAACAGCATATTGGATCAACTGGACCAACCCAGCCCCGGCCGTGGAAAGGAGCTCAGNAATGGGCAGGGCACCGGAGGCGCCCAACAGCGTGGTGGCCAACCNCTGGATCACCACGAACAGCACCAGTCCCACCACAGCCGTCTTCAACAGCGCTTTCGCGCCGTTCCACAGCGCCTGCGTGCCAGCCACCGTCTTCAAGCCCTTGAGGAGGTTGAACTGTTCAAATTTGGGCTTGAACTTCTTAANGTGCACACCGCCCTGCAATACGGCTGCCGCCAGCACGGCCACCACCA from Arthrobacter polaris encodes:
- a CDS encoding stealth conserved region 3 domain-containing protein translates to MPTQPSSGSEALSSNASSVLGRADVVLHRGRLALINGASGPGIKDENALTPHQAMVADLLAVRGVLDASALEYLLVRGNDERPVLAIDSSLRDSLERALAKAFANEPFYARSVDTXKSTVLLADGSLAASAATRIIRVFRPRVQRPGGLYYGAAXGVQIELWSFSPSRIDLPVENSLTRRSIEIHDAARSTVDLYGHSWPTIENMFIDHVFDIRFEIDMVFSWVDGSTASYQRARRDLEAGAVLGEGDDHESRFRHLDELKYALRSVHMFAPWIRRIFIATDSPAPQWLLEHPQVTLVRSQEHFGDPSVLPTHNSMAVESQLHHIRGLSEHFLYSNDDMXFGRPLSPDLFFTAGGITRFMLSPNRIGLGESDAARSGFENSARVNRSLLWERFGAFTTHHLEHSAAPLRRTVLAELEQEFEQEFAATAASTFRAAENISVTNSLYHYYALLTGRAVMHTDGKGVYVDTASTAGLASLDRVLDQRNADFLCLNDGSQGDATEFQRREQVTDXLEKYFPFKAPWEK
- a CDS encoding carbon storage regulator, producing MLVLTRKIGEKIVIGGNITVTILDGGRGEGVRIGIDAPRDVSIHRSEVIDAVSASNLEAIEGSTESGAESPEQHILAALGITVN
- a CDS encoding M28 family peptidase produces the protein MQGRALLAAGAMVAAMLIPATAASAVDDINTDKLRKAVTVNGVMAHERVLQRIANNNDGTRASGTPGFAASADYVKKTLRKAGYKVSEQKFEFQFYQEVTPATLSQVSPTPTPYDVASMTYSGSGDVSGQVVPTRNVVVPATETPSSASGCAAADFVPASTSEPQVALIQRGTCSFAVKAANAIEAGYDAAVIFNEGNPGRTELINGTLGAPVSIPVVGVSYADGAALYETSQLGPVTVAVSTDIITEVRTTSNIIADSRKGNPEXXVVVGAHLDSVIDGAGINDNGSGTSVILETAIQLAKVAAKPRQQLRFAFWGGEELGLLGSTHYVKSLSNKQLGTIYANLNFDMLGSPNYARFVYDGDGSAEPDGLAGPPGSAQIEAVFNNYFSGQGMATSPTAFDGRSDYGPFIAAGIPAGGLFSGAEGIKSXEEAAVYGGTAGAPYDACYHEACDTANNLSTAALNELGDAAAHAIMTLAMTKSGFYEDGSRMAQPQQISAEDFPYWGSELQR
- a CDS encoding flagellar biosynthesis protein FlhA, with the translated sequence MAIPMGVVGIVLLLVVPIPTLLLDVLIIINIVFALLVLMNTMFVQKPXDFSVFPSLLLVATLFRLGLNVASTRLVLGQAHAGRXIQAXGEVTIGXNLIIGAVIFLILVVIQFVVVTKGAERVAEVGARFTLDAMPGKQMAIDADLNAGLITDAEAKERRVEVSAEADFYGSMDGASKFVKGDAIVGIIIILINLIGGIAIGVGQRGMEISDALHTYSMLSMGDGLVSQIPALLMAVATGMIVTRSNASSDLGTTAAVQLTQSRPALMVAGIAAIIMALIPGMPALLFLSVGALMLFMGQRVKTAQXAAAQAAALEAMPSAPRAETTEDIIEQMRVQPLEIQLATDLVDLVNGSADDLLARIRALRHKVAMELGIVVPPVRTRDHVELPPSSYVIRIAGVEVGRGSAPPGRVLALGENLAGLPGTPTVEPVFGLAGKWVPAEMRHSAEMAXATVVDRVSVLVTHLSSVVTANAARLLSREDVRVLTEGVKELSPSTVEELVPGLLSLGEVQSVLRGLLEEQVPINDLPRIYESLSLQAKXSTDTEGLVEAARGALGPVIADKYVEAGNLAVLMIDPTLEQNMLEGLRPSELGTQIMMDANKLDAVLGAVSDRVADAEAAGRTTVLVCAPALRXAVRRLVAGRVPGLPVLSYTEATAGNPTIETLGVIRGAQPISA
- a CDS encoding FAD-dependent oxidoreductase codes for the protein MEASDKPAAPIKEGTQSPPPGFPSLRRNLSGALYEPDESKYTELATAWNIAVITSPAAVVEAANAQDVVEALNFAATSGLPVSV
- a CDS encoding TetR/AcrR family transcriptional regulator yields the protein MQQVRRPAGRPPEPLLNSARITRAALKLIGNSGYKGLTMAALAKSLNVAPSALYNHVSSKQDVLLLVEDHLMGRVDVSGFTTEPWETAVHLWAHSYRDVFSAHVPLIPVIALLPVTNAPKTITMYEAVTNGFLAAGWPPESIIDAVVALESFIYGSAYDVNAPADIFDVGTLTPQAPNFSAAVGRRGLASGEAPGPAXRNDADAAFAVGLTAMIAGLVATLAQSALTPESADPRGG
- a CDS encoding flagellar biosynthesis protein FlhB: MADEPTGERTEPATDKRMREVRQXGQLSRSQDLTAWVXVXAAAIMIPDVISRASNALAEQMFTVTAMAANPHXSAAVQAMEDAFKSLTGILGMLFIVVVVAVLAAAVLQGGVHXKKFKPKFEQFNLLKGLKTVAGTQALWNGAKALLKTAVVGLVLFVVIQXLATTLLGASGALPIXELLSTAGAGLVQLIQYAVAAGMLLAVADVXVVSRRNRKRTRMTKKEVKDEHKSTDGDPLVKSARRQRQLAMARNRMMSAVATADVVLVNPTHVAVALRYEPGKSAXXVVAKGADRVALRIRAEAEAKXXPVVKDIPLTRALHGSCALGAEIPVELYNQVAAVLAFVMALKXRGGTAGTHQILAAGSNIPAGLATV